The DNA window CAATCAAAGAATATGCAGACCGATTCAACACCCATCCTTCAGTAATCGTAGGCAGGCTGCAACATCATAAAGTAATCCCATACACCAAAAACAGTGATATGCTCCTACCTATCGACCTGTTCCGATAATCGGATTTTGCCCTAACAATTGGCAAGTGGAATTCTGAAAAAATCCTAACAGCACCCTAACAGGCCTTGTTTTTGGGTCAAAAAAGCGTTATATTTGCAATAACAAACCCGGTTTAGAGAAATCGGTGAGTGGACAGACCACTACCATACTGATGACATAAAAACCTAACAATACCCTAACAGGGGATTTGCGGAAGGTTGTAGCAAAGTGATTATAAGCACATTACACAAAGAGTTCATAATCCTCTCTCTCCGCAAACCAGGCCATTAAATCCACTGTAAATCATAAGTTTACAGTGGATTTATCTTTTAATACATACAACAATCCATACAATTTGTAGGCGAAACCTCATTACATACAAGGCAGTCGATATCACAGAAAATCAGCCCAACTGATACAGGTTTCTTGGTATGTCAGGAGGGAAAAATAAAGGCTCACTCTCATTTTCGAGCGAAAGCCGCAGGGCGATTTCATCCACAGACTTCAATGCCCTGTATATTTTGGCTTAAATCCATACTCTGTTTGGGCTGTTGCTTCATTCGCTCACACCATCACGATACTTTTTCACGTTCCATATTAGGTCATTTGCTTTTGTTGGGAATGTCTTTACCGTGCCACTTTTGTTGCATACGAGCATAAGCCTGTAAACATAAATCGGCTAAGTGTCTGAAATTTCGGAATATTCTATTTATAGGGCTTTATGGTCAAAAATAAAGTCATAGATTTTTTTGAAGAAAAGTGTTCCGAATTTCTTGATGACTCATGAAGTCATATTAACTTTGCGGAGTCTCACAGAGACAAACCTAGTATGGCCATACTCCATGTTGCCTTTAGCGAACACAGTTGTCTTTAATGCCCTACGTTGCCTTTAGCGAACTTTTCCCAACAATTTAACATCACACCAATATGGAAATACAGCCATTATTATCAAAACCGGTGTGGCAGATGACAGGGGAAGAGCTATTGTTTCTCTCCCGGCAGACAGCCCATTTCGACAGCCATACCGCTTCTACACAGGAAACTCCGACCGAAAAGAGATATGTTTACGGCATTGCCGGAATATGCGAGATTTTCGGATGTAGTAAACCGACAGCTATCCGTATCAAGAAAAGCGGACGCATCGACAAGGCCATAACGCAGGTGGGCCGCAAGATTGTGATTGACGCCGAGCTTGCTCTGCAGCTCGCTTCGGCTAAACCCAAACCAAACAAGAGACATTAACCGGAAGACAGTAACGGGGATGTGTTTTATATCCTCATGCCCTATTGTCAGAGTTACACCATTGTGTTCACGCATTGGTGTAACTCCCGGCAACTGTCTGACTCCAAACACTCAATCACAACAATGTATAGAACATTCAACAACATCAATCGTCAACGCAGAGCTGCCGAAGCCGGTTGCGGACTTTACGAAGATGACGATACGTCTTTATTTGGCGCATCTCAGTCCGTCAATAAGGATGCCGTAGATTATTCTTTCCCTTTAGAGATATTCCCGAAAGCTATCCGAGACATAATAGAGGCTCTTGAGGAGTATGAGAACTATAATGTCGATTTCTCTTCGGCTTCATTCCTTACAGTATTCGCGGCTGCTATGGGCAACACTTGGTCAGTCCGCTTCATGACCGGATGGATAAGCCGACCGATAATCTACATGGTGCTTGTAGGTTCGCCGAGCTGCGGCAAGACACCTCCATTGCAACAGGCGGT is part of the Duncaniella dubosii genome and encodes:
- a CDS encoding DUF3853 family protein translates to MEIQPLLSKPVWQMTGEELLFLSRQTAHFDSHTASTQETPTEKRYVYGIAGICEIFGCSKPTAIRIKKSGRIDKAITQVGRKIVIDAELALQLASAKPKPNKRH